A stretch of Lysobacter sp. K5869 DNA encodes these proteins:
- a CDS encoding YadA-like family protein, with the protein MKRSTLLALAIASVIGLNVVAPGQALAGNNCDLNDGIAGNENDGGSTATGTNAVACGNNNIADGADSQALGNENAAIGSRSTAVGNQNIAMGDASTAVGRGNQATGANATAAGVGNLANIDDSSALGNFNIADGAGANAVGRGNSATADRANALGGGNQASGADATAIGNNNIASGARSLAAGFNSQATADDAVALGNNSVADRANTISVGAAGAERQIVNVAAATQDTDAVNLSQLNRVMGVFGGGASFAGGVFTPPTYTIQGSAFNDVASAFGAVDGRLTDLYGRVAAIPAGPQGPQGPQGPQGPQGPQGPQGPAGGGGGGSALSANYDDASKSTMTLEGANGTRVANVANGTAATDAVNVRQMQAGNASSVQQANAYTDQRINGLNLDFGNFRAEVNDRFEDLDRRIRRNGAMSAAMSQMSANSAYAKPGRGRLSVGAGFQDGESGLAIGYGRRINDNVSISIGAAFSGSESSGGVGFGVDL; encoded by the coding sequence ATGAAACGCAGCACTCTATTGGCGCTGGCCATCGCCAGCGTCATCGGTTTGAACGTGGTCGCGCCCGGACAGGCGCTCGCAGGCAACAACTGCGACCTCAACGACGGCATCGCCGGCAACGAGAACGATGGCGGCAGCACGGCGACCGGCACGAATGCCGTCGCGTGCGGCAACAACAACATCGCCGACGGCGCGGACAGTCAGGCCTTGGGCAATGAAAACGCCGCGATAGGCTCGCGCTCGACCGCCGTGGGCAATCAGAACATCGCCATGGGCGACGCGAGCACCGCCGTGGGCCGCGGCAATCAGGCGACCGGCGCCAATGCCACCGCGGCGGGTGTCGGCAACCTCGCCAACATCGACGATTCCAGCGCGTTGGGCAACTTCAACATCGCCGATGGGGCGGGAGCGAACGCCGTGGGGCGCGGCAACAGCGCCACCGCCGATCGCGCCAACGCGTTGGGCGGCGGCAACCAGGCCAGCGGCGCGGACGCCACCGCCATCGGCAACAACAACATCGCCAGCGGCGCCCGCAGCCTCGCCGCCGGCTTCAACAGCCAGGCCACCGCCGACGACGCGGTCGCGCTGGGCAACAATTCCGTCGCCGATCGCGCCAACACGATTTCGGTCGGCGCCGCCGGCGCCGAGCGCCAGATCGTCAACGTCGCCGCGGCGACGCAGGACACCGACGCGGTCAACCTGTCCCAGCTCAATCGCGTCATGGGCGTGTTCGGCGGCGGCGCCAGCTTCGCCGGCGGCGTGTTCACGCCGCCGACGTACACGATCCAGGGCAGCGCGTTCAACGATGTCGCGTCCGCGTTCGGCGCGGTCGACGGCCGACTGACCGATCTGTACGGCCGCGTCGCCGCGATCCCGGCCGGTCCGCAGGGCCCGCAAGGCCCGCAGGGTCCGCAAGGGCCGCAGGGTCCGCAAGGGCCGCAGGGCCCGGCGGGCGGCGGCGGCGGCGGTTCGGCGTTGTCGGCCAATTACGACGACGCGTCCAAGAGCACGATGACCTTGGAAGGCGCCAACGGCACGCGCGTGGCCAACGTCGCCAACGGCACCGCCGCGACCGACGCGGTCAACGTGCGCCAGATGCAGGCCGGCAACGCGTCCTCGGTGCAGCAGGCCAACGCCTATACCGATCAGCGCATCAACGGTTTGAACCTGGACTTCGGCAACTTCCGCGCCGAAGTGAACGACCGCTTCGAGGATCTCGACCGGCGCATCCGCCGCAACGGCGCGATGTCGGCGGCGATGTCGCAGATGTCGGCCAACAGCGCTTACGCCAAGCCCGGCCGCGGCCGCCTCTCGGTCGGCGCCGGCTTCCAGGACGGCGAAAGCGGTCTGGCCATCGGCTACGGCCGCCGCATCAACGACAACGTTTCGATCAGCATCGGCGCCGCGTTCTCCGGTTCGGAGAGCTCGGGCGGCGTCGGCTTCGGGGTGGATCTTTGA
- a CDS encoding ABC transporter ATP-binding protein — protein sequence MSALLELRDLTVEAAERGRAPRALLGPLDLQLHAGQCLGVVGESGSGKSLTALSLLGLLPAPLRARGQLRVDGAEVGLDSAQHARLRGRTLAWVPQDPLASLHPLRRVGAQLAETLRAVRGMGGAQAQRQAQSLLERVQLPEPAAALARYPHQFSGGQRQRIAIALALATQPRALIADEPTSALDARIARDILDLLDRLRREDGLALLLISHDLPLVGAYAQQLLVLQRGAVVERGTAAQVFAAPAQAYTRELIAADKIAPLAATAEADAPVLLRGEGLRMRYPRAPRAALDGVDLELRRGEGLALVGESGSGKSTLGRALLRLLRGAQGRVTFDGVDLASLDAAALRRLRARTGVVFQDPYASLDPRLRVVDIVAEPLRIHGLGDAAARRARAAELMRSVGLDEPMLERYPHQFSGGQRQRIAIARALATQPQLLVCDEAVSALDAHHRAAVLQLLARLKREHGLALLFVTHDLSAAAAVAERIAVLEAGRIVETGTTERVLREPAHAHTRALLAARAAL from the coding sequence ATGAGCGCCTTGCTCGAACTGCGGGATTTGACGGTCGAAGCGGCCGAACGCGGGCGCGCGCCGCGGGCCTTGCTCGGTCCGCTAGATCTGCAACTGCACGCCGGCCAATGCCTGGGCGTGGTCGGCGAAAGCGGCAGCGGCAAGAGTTTGACGGCGTTGTCGTTGCTGGGCTTGTTGCCCGCGCCGTTGCGCGCGCGCGGGCAGTTGCGCGTGGACGGGGCCGAGGTCGGGTTGGACTCGGCCCAGCACGCGCGCTTGCGTGGTCGTACCTTGGCGTGGGTGCCGCAGGATCCGCTCGCGTCGTTACATCCGTTGCGGCGGGTCGGCGCGCAGTTGGCCGAAACCTTGCGCGCGGTGCGCGGCATGGGCGGCGCGCAGGCGCAGCGGCAGGCGCAATCGCTGCTGGAGCGCGTGCAACTGCCCGAGCCCGCCGCGGCGCTCGCGCGTTACCCGCATCAGTTCTCCGGCGGCCAGCGCCAGCGCATCGCCATCGCGCTCGCGCTGGCCACGCAACCGCGCGCGCTGATCGCCGACGAACCGACCTCGGCGCTGGATGCGCGCATCGCCCGCGACATTCTGGATTTGCTGGATCGCTTGCGGCGCGAAGACGGCCTCGCGTTGTTGCTGATCAGTCACGATCTGCCGCTGGTCGGCGCTTACGCGCAGCAATTGTTGGTCTTGCAGCGCGGCGCCGTGGTCGAACGCGGCACCGCCGCGCAGGTGTTCGCCGCGCCCGCGCAGGCGTACACCCGCGAGTTGATCGCCGCCGACAAGATCGCGCCGCTGGCGGCGACGGCCGAGGCCGATGCGCCGGTGTTGCTGCGTGGCGAAGGCTTGCGCATGCGCTATCCGCGCGCCCCGCGCGCGGCCTTGGACGGCGTCGATCTCGAATTGCGCCGCGGCGAAGGACTGGCCTTGGTCGGCGAGAGCGGCAGCGGCAAGAGCACGCTCGGCCGCGCGCTGCTGCGTTTGTTGCGCGGTGCGCAGGGACGGGTGACGTTCGACGGCGTCGATCTGGCGTCGCTGGATGCGGCGGCGCTGCGGCGGCTGCGCGCGCGCACCGGCGTGGTGTTTCAAGATCCCTACGCTTCGCTCGATCCGCGCCTGCGCGTGGTCGATATCGTCGCCGAACCTTTGCGCATCCACGGGCTCGGCGATGCGGCCGCGCGCCGCGCGCGCGCGGCCGAACTGATGCGCTCGGTGGGTCTGGACGAGCCGATGCTCGAACGTTATCCGCACCAGTTCTCCGGCGGACAGCGCCAGCGCATCGCCATCGCCCGGGCGTTGGCGACGCAGCCGCAGCTGTTGGTGTGCGACGAAGCGGTGTCGGCCTTGGATGCGCATCACCGCGCGGCGGTGTTGCAGTTATTGGCGCGGCTCAAGCGCGAGCACGGGCTGGCGTTGCTGTTCGTGACCCACGATCTGTCCGCGGCGGCCGCGGTGGCCGAGCGGATCGCGGTGCTCGAGGCGGGGCGCATCGTCGAAACCGGCACGACCGAGCGGGTGCTGCGCGAGCCGGCGCATGCGCACACGCGGGCTTTGCTGGCGGCGCGCGCGGCGTTGTAG
- a CDS encoding ABC transporter permease has protein sequence MRLSAPLPPLARTCLTVLAVLAAACWLAPLLSRYGPVLPDWDALSAAPGTAGHWFGTDAIGRDVFARTLAGGRLSLGIGLLSSVVALAIGLSYGAVAGLAGGRVERWMLRVLDVFSALPFLLVVILLLTLFERSLWLLLAAIGGYVWIDLARVMRAEAARLREAPFVLAAQAAGASFGQRLRWHVLPNLLPLAFVYLGLILPQAILVESFLGFLGLSIDEPSSSWGGLLAEGVQELDSAPWTLLFPAGFLVATLAAFQFLGDGLRDWLDVRGQAQAREPAEAAAA, from the coding sequence ATGCGCCTTTCCGCCCCCTTGCCCCCGCTCGCCCGCACCTGCCTGACGGTGCTCGCCGTTCTCGCCGCCGCTTGCTGGCTGGCGCCGTTGCTCAGCCGCTACGGTCCGGTGCTGCCGGACTGGGACGCGCTGTCGGCGGCGCCCGGGACGGCCGGACATTGGTTCGGCACCGACGCCATCGGCCGCGACGTGTTCGCCCGCACTTTGGCCGGCGGACGTTTGTCGCTGGGGATCGGCTTGCTCTCCAGCGTAGTGGCTTTAGCGATCGGGCTTAGCTACGGCGCGGTCGCCGGGCTCGCCGGCGGCCGGGTCGAGCGCTGGATGCTGCGCGTGCTCGACGTGTTCTCGGCGCTGCCGTTCCTGTTGGTGGTGATCTTGCTGCTGACCTTGTTCGAGCGCTCGCTGTGGCTGCTGCTGGCGGCCATCGGCGGCTACGTGTGGATCGATCTGGCCCGGGTCATGCGCGCGGAGGCCGCGCGTTTGCGCGAGGCGCCGTTCGTGCTCGCCGCGCAGGCGGCCGGCGCGAGTTTCGGCCAGCGCTTGCGCTGGCATGTGCTGCCGAATCTGTTGCCGCTGGCGTTCGTCTATCTCGGCCTGATCCTGCCGCAGGCGATCTTGGTCGAGAGCTTTCTCGGCTTTCTCGGCTTGTCGATCGACGAGCCGTCCTCGAGTTGGGGCGGCCTGCTCGCCGAGGGCGTGCAGGAACTCGACAGCGCGCCGTGGACTTTGTTGTTCCCCGCCGGCTTCCTGGTCGCCACCTTGGCGGCGTTCCAGTTTCTCGGCGACGGACTGCGCGATTGGCTGGACGTGCGCGGCCAGGCCCAGGCGCGCGAGCCGGCCGAGGCCGCGGCGGCATGA
- a CDS encoding Rrf2 family transcriptional regulator — protein MLTMKAKYALRAMCALARAEGGRAAPAPRHGRLQARAIAEHSGAPSKFLESILVDLREAGFILSRRGQKGGHTLARPADQIMVGDVIRAIDGPLAPVRCASVSAYQPCADCADPDACSLRALMREARDALSNVLDRRSVRELALMPDFGAAAIDPVLLDATFLSGELGDLS, from the coding sequence ATGCTGACGATGAAGGCCAAGTACGCCCTGCGCGCGATGTGCGCACTGGCGCGCGCCGAGGGCGGGCGCGCCGCGCCGGCGCCGCGCCACGGCCGGCTGCAGGCGCGCGCGATCGCCGAGCACAGCGGCGCGCCGAGCAAATTCCTCGAATCGATCCTGGTCGATCTGCGCGAGGCCGGCTTCATCCTCAGCCGGCGCGGGCAGAAGGGCGGCCACACCCTGGCGCGGCCGGCCGATCAGATCATGGTCGGCGACGTGATCCGCGCCATCGACGGCCCGCTGGCGCCGGTGCGCTGCGCCAGCGTCAGCGCGTACCAGCCTTGCGCCGACTGCGCCGATCCCGACGCCTGCAGCCTGCGCGCGCTGATGCGCGAGGCGCGCGACGCGCTGTCGAACGTGCTCGACCGGCGCAGCGTGCGCGAGCTGGCGCTGATGCCGGACTTCGGCGCGGCGGCGATCGATCCGGTGCTGCTGGACGCGACGTTCCTGTCGGGCGAACTGGGAGACCTGTCGTGA
- a CDS encoding porin, with amino-acid sequence MPTQVRRPRRPSAIVTTAPLWAALACAMGLPAHAAELTVEQLAQRLKAIEQRLGTAAPAGSEDGGNLADLDQRLRIIERKLELQAEESAAKAASTPVVALSASKGLSIKSPPPGDVEVKLKALVQADGRFFIGDETVPQNDTFLWRRIQPSIEGSWGSLIGFRIMPEFAGDSATINDAYLDLKFDPRATLRIGKFKSPVGLERLQSSGSTGLIELGLASELTPNRDLGLQLQGEFAGSTVSYALGVFNGAVDGRDSPTTNPDNEFEYAGRIFLEPWKNAGGPLQGLGFGLGASAGDRAGSGNNYLPRYRTPGQAQFFNYRSTVLADGATKRWSPQLYFYRNRFGLLSEYVSSSQEVRVGAAREELDHRAWQVTAGVVLTGEDAGYRGVARPNQPFTVGSAGWGAFELVARYGRLEIDDAAFPRFADPNAVAAAARSWGLGLNWYLTANLKLVANYTQTQFDGGAAGGRDREDEKTFFTRAQLAF; translated from the coding sequence ATGCCAACCCAGGTCCGCCGTCCACGCCGGCCGTCCGCGATCGTGACCACCGCGCCGCTGTGGGCCGCGCTCGCCTGCGCCATGGGCCTGCCCGCGCACGCGGCCGAACTCACGGTCGAGCAATTGGCGCAACGCCTCAAGGCGATCGAGCAACGCCTGGGCACCGCCGCGCCGGCGGGCAGCGAGGACGGCGGCAATCTCGCCGACCTCGACCAACGCCTGCGCATCATCGAACGCAAGCTGGAACTGCAGGCCGAGGAAAGCGCGGCCAAGGCCGCGAGCACGCCGGTGGTGGCGCTGAGCGCGAGCAAGGGCTTGTCGATCAAGTCGCCGCCGCCGGGCGATGTCGAAGTCAAGCTCAAGGCGCTGGTGCAGGCCGACGGCCGCTTCTTCATCGGCGACGAGACGGTGCCGCAGAACGACACCTTCCTGTGGCGGCGCATCCAGCCCAGCATCGAAGGCAGTTGGGGCAGCCTGATCGGCTTCCGCATCATGCCGGAGTTCGCCGGCGACAGCGCCACCATCAACGACGCCTACCTCGATCTCAAGTTCGATCCGCGCGCGACGCTGCGCATCGGTAAGTTCAAGAGCCCGGTCGGCTTGGAGCGCCTGCAATCCAGCGGCTCGACCGGCTTGATCGAACTCGGCCTCGCCTCCGAACTCACGCCCAACCGCGATCTGGGCCTGCAATTGCAGGGCGAATTCGCGGGCTCGACGGTGTCGTACGCACTCGGCGTGTTCAACGGCGCGGTCGACGGCCGCGATAGCCCGACCACCAATCCCGACAACGAATTCGAGTACGCCGGGCGCATCTTCCTGGAACCGTGGAAGAACGCCGGCGGCCCGCTGCAAGGCCTGGGTTTCGGCCTCGGCGCCAGCGCCGGCGACCGCGCCGGCAGCGGCAACAATTATTTGCCGCGCTACCGCACGCCCGGACAGGCGCAGTTCTTCAACTACCGCAGCACCGTGCTCGCCGACGGCGCGACCAAGCGCTGGTCGCCGCAGCTGTACTTCTACCGCAACCGCTTCGGCCTGCTCAGCGAGTACGTCAGCTCCAGCCAGGAAGTCCGCGTCGGCGCGGCGCGCGAGGAACTCGACCACCGCGCCTGGCAAGTCACCGCCGGCGTGGTGCTCACCGGCGAGGACGCGGGCTATCGCGGCGTCGCCCGGCCTAACCAACCTTTTACCGTCGGTAGTGCAGGCTGGGGCGCGTTCGAGCTGGTCGCGCGCTACGGCCGCCTGGAGATCGACGACGCCGCGTTCCCGCGCTTCGCCGATCCCAACGCCGTCGCCGCCGCCGCGCGCTCGTGGGGGCTGGGCTTGAACTGGTACCTCACCGCCAACCTGAAGCTGGTCGCCAACTACACCCAAACCCAATTCGACGGCGGCGCCGCGGGCGGCCGCGACCGCGAGGACGAAAAGACCTTCTTCACCCGCGCCCAGCTCGCTTTCTGA
- a CDS encoding sulfate ABC transporter substrate-binding protein: MKTALRWVLLSVALAAGTAAAKDAELLNVSYDPTREFYAEVNQVFAAQWKQQTGETLNIRTSHGGSGKQARAVVDGLEADVVTLALAGDIDTVANAKQLPADWQKRLPHQSSPYTSTIVFLVRKGNPKGIKDWDDLIKPGVGVITPNPKTSGGARWNYLAAWAWASTKYREGDKVTDYLTQLFKNVPVLDTGARGSTTTFVDRKIGDVLIAWENEALLTLEQSNTRGQFEIVVPSLSIKAEPPVAWVDKNVDKHGTRKQAEAYLRFLYTPEGQRLAAKHGYRPAEPDKVPAADLAKFPAVKQVTIDGAFGGWKKAQAAHFSDGGFFDKIYQPK, from the coding sequence ATGAAAACCGCACTCCGATGGGTTCTGCTCAGCGTGGCGCTCGCCGCCGGCACCGCCGCGGCCAAGGACGCCGAGCTGCTCAACGTGTCCTACGACCCGACGCGCGAGTTCTACGCCGAGGTCAACCAAGTCTTCGCCGCGCAATGGAAGCAACAGACCGGCGAGACCCTCAACATCCGCACCTCGCACGGCGGCTCGGGCAAGCAGGCGCGCGCCGTGGTCGACGGGCTGGAGGCCGACGTGGTGACGCTGGCGCTGGCCGGCGACATCGACACCGTGGCCAACGCCAAGCAACTGCCGGCCGATTGGCAGAAGCGCTTGCCGCATCAGAGCTCGCCCTACACCTCGACCATCGTGTTCCTGGTGCGCAAGGGCAATCCGAAGGGCATCAAGGACTGGGACGACCTGATCAAGCCCGGCGTCGGTGTGATCACGCCCAATCCCAAGACCTCCGGCGGCGCGCGCTGGAACTATCTGGCGGCGTGGGCCTGGGCCTCGACCAAGTACCGCGAAGGCGACAAGGTCACCGACTACCTGACCCAGTTGTTCAAGAACGTGCCCGTGCTCGACACCGGCGCGCGCGGCTCCACCACCACCTTCGTCGACCGCAAGATCGGCGATGTGCTGATCGCCTGGGAGAACGAAGCGCTGCTGACCCTGGAGCAGTCCAACACCCGCGGTCAGTTCGAGATCGTCGTGCCGAGCCTGAGCATCAAGGCCGAGCCGCCGGTGGCGTGGGTGGATAAAAACGTCGACAAGCACGGCACGCGCAAGCAGGCCGAGGCGTACTTGCGCTTCCTCTACACCCCCGAGGGGCAGCGTCTGGCGGCCAAGCACGGCTACCGCCCGGCCGAGCCGGACAAGGTGCCGGCGGCGGATCTGGCCAAGTTCCCGGCGGTCAAGCAGGTCACCATCGACGGCGCGTTCGGCGGCTGGAAGAAGGCGCAGGCCGCGCATTTCTCCGACGGCGGGTTCTTCGACAAGATCTATCAGCCCAAGTAA
- the cysT gene encoding sulfate ABC transporter permease subunit CysT yields the protein MSEHALPSPASGRWRRPLPGFGLGLGIGLTWLGLIVLLPLAALVLRSGGLGWAGWARAVSDSRVLASLKVSFGGAFIAAVAALLFGALIAWVLVRYRFPGRRLMDALVDLPFALPTAVAGITLAAIYDENGWVGQLLKPFGVQLVNNFTGIVIALIFVGLPFAVRTVQPVLEALGREQEEAAVSLGASRLTTLRRVILPELLPALLTGFALAFARALGEFGSVIFISGNLPWKTEIAPMLITIRLEEDGGVPAAIVLATLLLLMSFACLLAINAAATLLAHGNRRDG from the coding sequence ATGAGCGAGCACGCCCTCCCCTCGCCGGCCTCCGGTCGCTGGCGCCGTCCCTTGCCCGGTTTCGGGCTCGGGCTAGGCATCGGCCTGACCTGGCTCGGCCTCATCGTCCTGCTGCCGCTGGCGGCCTTGGTGCTGCGTTCCGGCGGCCTGGGCTGGGCCGGCTGGGCGCGGGCCGTGTCCGATTCGCGCGTGCTCGCCTCGCTCAAGGTCAGCTTCGGCGGCGCCTTCATCGCCGCGGTCGCGGCGCTGCTGTTCGGCGCGCTGATCGCCTGGGTGCTGGTGCGTTACCGCTTCCCCGGCCGGCGCCTGATGGACGCGCTGGTGGACCTGCCTTTCGCCCTGCCCACCGCGGTCGCCGGCATCACCCTGGCGGCGATCTACGACGAGAACGGCTGGGTCGGGCAATTGCTCAAGCCGTTCGGCGTCCAACTGGTCAACAACTTCACCGGCATCGTCATCGCGCTGATCTTCGTCGGCCTGCCGTTCGCGGTGCGCACCGTGCAACCGGTGCTCGAAGCGCTCGGCCGCGAACAGGAAGAAGCCGCGGTCTCGCTCGGCGCCTCGCGCCTGACCACGCTGCGCCGGGTGATCCTGCCCGAACTGCTGCCGGCGCTGCTGACCGGCTTCGCGCTGGCGTTCGCGCGCGCGCTCGGCGAATTCGGCTCGGTGATCTTCATCTCCGGCAACCTGCCGTGGAAGACCGAGATCGCGCCGATGCTCATCACCATCCGCCTGGAAGAAGACGGCGGCGTGCCGGCCGCGATCGTGCTGGCGACCTTGCTGCTGCTGATGTCGTTCGCCTGCCTGCTGGCGATCAACGCCGCCGCGACCCTGCTCGCTCACGGAAACCGCCGCGATGGCTGA
- the cysW gene encoding sulfate ABC transporter permease subunit CysW, protein MAERDHLQEPAWVRWSLIGLAAAIMLLVVVLPLFALLGTAFGSGLAVWWNAVSEEHTVAALKLTLLTAAIVVPVNAVCGVFAAWALTRFEFRGKRALLSLIDLPFAVSPVVAGLCLVLLFSPTHGFFKDFLNAHDLKILFATPGIVLATLFVTFPFVVRELIPLMEQQGSDEELAARSLGANAWTMFFKVTLPNIKWGLLYGVLLCSARAMGEFGAVTVVSGNVMGATNTLSLHVEVLYKQLGGEAAAAFAAASLLAGLALVTLVVKLWLETRHGDALAQSHRRH, encoded by the coding sequence ATGGCTGAGCGCGATCACCTGCAAGAACCCGCGTGGGTGCGCTGGAGCCTGATCGGCCTGGCCGCGGCGATCATGCTGCTGGTCGTGGTGCTGCCGCTGTTCGCCCTGCTCGGCACCGCGTTCGGCAGCGGGCTGGCGGTGTGGTGGAACGCGGTCAGCGAGGAGCACACCGTCGCCGCGCTCAAGCTGACTTTGCTGACCGCGGCGATCGTGGTGCCGGTCAACGCGGTCTGCGGCGTGTTCGCGGCCTGGGCGCTGACCCGCTTCGAATTCCGCGGCAAGCGCGCGCTGCTGTCGCTGATCGACTTGCCGTTCGCGGTCTCGCCGGTGGTCGCCGGCCTGTGTCTGGTGCTGCTGTTCAGCCCGACCCACGGCTTCTTCAAGGATTTCCTCAACGCCCACGACCTCAAGATCCTGTTCGCCACGCCCGGCATCGTGCTGGCGACCTTGTTCGTGACCTTCCCGTTCGTGGTGCGCGAACTGATCCCGCTGATGGAGCAGCAAGGCAGCGACGAAGAACTGGCCGCGCGCTCGCTCGGCGCCAACGCCTGGACCATGTTCTTCAAGGTGACCCTGCCCAACATCAAATGGGGCCTGCTGTACGGCGTGCTGTTGTGCAGCGCGCGCGCGATGGGCGAGTTCGGCGCGGTCACCGTGGTCTCGGGCAATGTGATGGGCGCGACCAACACGCTCTCGCTGCACGTGGAAGTGCTGTACAAGCAACTCGGCGGCGAAGCCGCGGCGGCGTTCGCGGCGGCCTCGCTGCTCGCGGGGCTGGCGCTGGTGACCTTGGTGGTGAAACTGTGGCTGGAAACGCGGCACGGCGATGCGCTGGCGCAATCGCACCGGCGGCATTGA
- a CDS encoding sulfate/molybdate ABC transporter ATP-binding protein — protein MDLHLKAIAKRYANVAALDAVDLDVASGELVALLGPSGSGKTTLLRVIAGLLPPDSGQLLFGQTDATRLSLRERNVGFVFQHYALFKHMTVAENIAFGLRSRPRSRRPDKATIAKRVQELLGLIQLPELGSRYPEQLSGGQKQRVALARALAIDPTVLLLDEPFGALDAKVRVELRRWLRRLHDQTGQTTLFVTHDQEEALELADRVVVLKDGRIEQIGTPDEIYSAPASAYVFDFIGRANVIDGQTEGGELSIDGHGLRLPVDVHSRSRARLYVRPHDVGLVGAGEGLPARVVSAHRLAERITLELNVEGQTRPLELDLVATPDAVTPAPGSLVHVRPLRYRVYSD, from the coding sequence ATGGACCTGCACCTCAAAGCCATCGCCAAGCGGTACGCGAACGTGGCCGCGCTCGACGCGGTCGATCTGGACGTCGCCTCGGGTGAGCTGGTCGCCCTGCTCGGCCCCTCCGGCTCGGGCAAGACCACGCTGCTGCGCGTGATCGCCGGCCTGCTGCCGCCGGACTCGGGGCAGTTGCTGTTCGGCCAGACCGACGCGACGCGCTTGAGTCTGCGCGAGCGCAACGTCGGCTTCGTGTTCCAGCACTACGCGCTGTTCAAGCACATGACCGTGGCCGAGAACATCGCCTTCGGCCTGCGTAGCCGGCCGCGCTCGCGGCGGCCCGACAAAGCGACGATCGCCAAGCGCGTGCAGGAACTGCTCGGGCTGATCCAACTGCCCGAACTGGGCTCGCGCTACCCCGAACAGCTTTCCGGCGGCCAGAAGCAGCGCGTCGCCTTGGCGCGCGCGCTGGCGATCGACCCGACCGTGCTGCTGCTCGACGAGCCCTTCGGCGCGCTCGACGCCAAAGTCCGGGTCGAACTGCGGCGCTGGCTGCGCCGCCTGCACGACCAGACCGGGCAGACCACGCTGTTCGTCACCCACGACCAGGAAGAAGCGCTGGAACTGGCCGACCGCGTAGTCGTGCTCAAGGACGGCCGGATCGAACAGATCGGCACGCCCGACGAAATCTACAGCGCGCCGGCCTCGGCCTACGTGTTCGACTTCATCGGTCGCGCCAACGTCATCGACGGCCAGACCGAGGGCGGCGAGCTGTCCATCGACGGCCACGGCCTGCGCCTGCCGGTGGACGTTCACAGCCGCAGCCGCGCGCGGCTGTACGTGCGGCCGCACGACGTCGGTTTGGTCGGCGCGGGCGAAGGTCTGCCGGCGCGGGTCGTCTCCGCGCACCGGCTGGCCGAGCGGATCACCCTGGAACTGAACGTCGAAGGCCAGACCCGGCCGCTGGAACTGGATCTGGTGGCGACGCCGGATGCGGTGACGCCGGCGCCGGGCAGTCTCGTGCACGTGCGGCCGTTGCGTTATCGCGTCTATTCCGACTGA
- the hemB gene encoding porphobilinogen synthase → MSYPYTRPRRMRRDDFSRRLMRETVLTADDLIYPVFVHELDGRAPVGSMPGIERLSIDELLRVAEQASELRVPALALFPVTAPDAKSLTAEAAWQEDGLCQRAVRALKQRFPELGVITDVALDPYTTHGQDGLIDDTGYVMNDETVEALVKQALSHAAAGADVVAPSDMMDGRIGQIRAELEAEGHIHTRILAYSAKYASSFYGPFRDAVGSAGALGKGNKYTYQMDPANSDEAMREIALDLDEGADMIMVKPGMPYLDIVRRAKDEFGAPTFVYQVSGEYAMLRAAIQNGWLDERGCVMESLTSIKRAGADGVLTYFALDAARWMREAR, encoded by the coding sequence ATGAGCTACCCCTACACCCGCCCGCGGCGGATGCGCCGCGACGACTTCTCGCGCAGACTGATGCGCGAGACCGTTCTCACCGCCGACGACCTGATCTACCCGGTCTTCGTCCACGAACTCGACGGCCGCGCGCCGGTCGGTTCGATGCCCGGCATCGAGCGCCTGTCCATCGACGAACTGCTGCGCGTGGCCGAACAAGCCAGCGAACTGCGCGTGCCGGCGTTGGCGCTGTTCCCGGTCACCGCGCCCGACGCCAAATCGCTCACCGCCGAAGCCGCGTGGCAGGAAGACGGCTTGTGCCAGCGCGCGGTGCGCGCGCTCAAGCAGCGCTTCCCGGAGTTGGGCGTGATCACCGACGTCGCCCTCGACCCGTACACCACCCACGGCCAGGACGGTTTGATCGACGACACCGGTTACGTCATGAACGACGAAACCGTCGAAGCGCTGGTCAAGCAAGCGCTCTCGCACGCCGCCGCCGGCGCCGATGTCGTGGCGCCGAGCGACATGATGGACGGCCGCATCGGCCAGATCCGTGCCGAGCTCGAAGCCGAAGGCCACATCCACACCCGCATCCTCGCCTACAGCGCCAAGTACGCGTCCAGCTTCTACGGCCCGTTCCGCGACGCGGTCGGCTCGGCCGGCGCGCTCGGCAAGGGCAACAAGTACACCTACCAGATGGACCCGGCCAACAGCGACGAAGCGATGCGCGAGATAGCGCTCGACCTCGACGAGGGCGCCGACATGATCATGGTCAAGCCGGGCATGCCCTACCTCGACATCGTGCGTCGGGCCAAGGACGAATTCGGCGCGCCGACCTTCGTTTACCAAGTCAGCGGCGAGTACGCGATGCTGCGCGCGGCGATCCAGAACGGCTGGCTGGACGAACGCGGCTGCGTGATGGAGTCGCTGACCTCGATCAAGCGCGCCGGCGCCGATGGGGTGTTGACCTACTTCGCATTGGATGCGGCCCGGTGGATGCGCGAGGCGCGCTGA